The Dehalobacter sp. 12DCB1 genome window below encodes:
- a CDS encoding pilus assembly PilX N-terminal domain-containing protein: protein MKKKSEGYALVLTMILLVVLSLLGTAILSIAYGESKMVANQVENKRAYYAARSGADAMASYIIDNSSNSNIATIVSNLITKTSSNPGTGTVGSNTFAVQVSNINSGPYSGDLLIESQGTADAGNLPVTVYLTLKQAVKIALDMAVFADDGMCFGKNITVTGDVGTNSDSITFGKNPINGDVILGPDTSDAEMTIADAMSGNPQKLTSKIIFPDTKATLFPTENNEVFLGTEKKVKGKTVITPYVVTSNPSDQSNKVLATAVTNLSDAMEYIEWPADGGVNYNY from the coding sequence GTGAAGAAAAAATCGGAGGGTTATGCATTAGTGCTTACCATGATTTTACTGGTTGTGCTGTCGCTGCTGGGGACCGCGATCCTGAGTATTGCTTATGGGGAGAGCAAGATGGTTGCGAACCAAGTTGAGAACAAACGAGCTTACTATGCCGCCCGTTCCGGAGCGGATGCGATGGCTTCCTATATTATTGATAACAGCAGCAATAGTAATATTGCGACAATCGTCAGTAATCTTATTACAAAGACCTCGTCCAATCCGGGAACAGGAACAGTCGGAAGCAATACTTTTGCGGTACAGGTCAGTAATATCAATAGCGGCCCATACAGCGGGGACCTGTTGATTGAATCACAAGGTACAGCCGATGCCGGGAATCTTCCGGTCACGGTCTATTTGACACTAAAACAGGCAGTTAAGATAGCTTTAGATATGGCTGTATTTGCGGATGATGGTATGTGTTTTGGTAAGAATATAACAGTAACCGGTGATGTGGGGACGAATAGCGACAGTATTACTTTTGGGAAAAATCCAATAAATGGAGATGTTATTCTGGGCCCGGATACTAGTGATGCTGAAATGACGATCGCGGATGCTATGTCTGGAAATCCACAAAAACTAACTTCAAAGATAATATTTCCTGATACTAAGGCTACCTTATTTCCAACAGAAAATAATGAAGTGTTTTTAGGAACAGAAAAAAAAGTAAAGGGTAAGACTGTAATAACACCGTATGTAGTTACATCGAACCCAAGTGACCAAAGTAACAAAGTACTTGCAACGGCTGTAACAAATTTATCTGACGCCATGGAATATATCGAATGGCCTGCGGACGGGGGGGTGAATTACAATTACTAA
- a CDS encoding type II secretion system protein, with translation MLKKMCLQMKKKNKGFTLIELIVVIAILGILAAVLIPTFTGFQKKAQSSQALVDAKQFATAMDSIAAEKGKTAGAFTQTDVENMATMSSASLCTAFSETAGSFTITTTNGNTFTAGRTGYGVKVEIKSGL, from the coding sequence ATGTTAAAGAAAATGTGTCTTCAAATGAAAAAGAAAAATAAAGGCTTCACGCTGATTGAGCTGATTGTGGTTATTGCGATTCTGGGAATTCTGGCAGCTGTGTTGATTCCAACATTTACTGGATTCCAGAAGAAAGCACAATCATCTCAGGCGTTAGTGGATGCTAAGCAGTTTGCTACAGCCATGGATTCCATAGCCGCTGAAAAAGGAAAAACAGCTGGTGCATTTACACAGACTGATGTAGAAAATATGGCGACAATGTCTTCTGCTTCTTTATGTACAGCATTTAGTGAAACCGCCGGCTCATTTACTATTACTACAACTAATGGCAATACCTTTACTGCTGGCCGAACTGGTTATGGTGTAAAGGTTGAGATCAAGTCCGGATTATAA
- a CDS encoding type II secretion system protein, giving the protein MKFSIKTQKKSKGFTLLEVMAVTAIMALVVAIIYPMITFGTTALHKGQVNADKQYQVRMAADFISKQLRYANSFTFLTSTPTAATGRNDIYLDASGFFHYNNNGTSATAAGVDNTQKFKISFTNTGKSNSIIFTIGDKDDVNYDVTTEVILLNYHKSTFPTASGSCIGFSYSLPSSL; this is encoded by the coding sequence ATGAAATTCAGCATAAAAACACAAAAAAAGAGCAAGGGCTTTACCTTGCTTGAAGTGATGGCTGTCACTGCAATCATGGCTTTGGTCGTAGCGATCATTTACCCGATGATCACATTCGGAACAACCGCTCTCCACAAGGGACAAGTAAATGCCGATAAGCAATACCAGGTGCGCATGGCTGCCGATTTTATCAGCAAGCAGCTGCGCTATGCCAATTCATTTACCTTCCTGACGAGTACGCCTACTGCTGCCACCGGCAGAAACGATATTTACCTGGATGCTTCAGGTTTCTTCCACTACAATAACAATGGAACGAGTGCCACTGCGGCTGGAGTTGACAATACCCAAAAATTTAAAATCTCTTTTACGAACACCGGAAAATCAAATTCGATTATTTTTACGATTGGCGATAAAGATGATGTCAATTATGACGTCACCACCGAAGTCATTCTGCTGAATTATCATAAAAGCACGTTTCCGACCGCCTCAGGATCCTGTATCGGTTTCTCGTATTCCTTGCCGTCTTCTTTGTAG
- the pilO gene encoding type 4a pilus biogenesis protein PilO: MKLQKPNLQGKKIGNLSLDAKITERDKKLLMVLGVAIIIAISYYVLYLPMSASLESLTADKEVMKQKVAAAKSDLENEQSIVKAYETQLANGMEASESFFPGVYPYKEQYVLLVEKIVKGSGATLTNLEFSDPEVSGVVMPADNRYLLPAYSLQQEADTINQAYSDQPAKEIPSATGTSQSTATTGEEKTLPADAVLRLPTTIEFTGSYAQYRTVVSSLEKLNRTIALEAVEAKEEETGLKFTLTVSFYAVEKVDNGEDSFNAWTIKGSYGKSDPFN, translated from the coding sequence CTCGATGCCAAAATCACCGAGCGGGATAAAAAGCTTCTGATGGTTCTCGGCGTTGCGATTATCATCGCAATCAGCTACTATGTCCTTTACCTTCCGATGAGTGCCAGCCTTGAAAGTTTAACAGCCGATAAAGAAGTCATGAAACAAAAAGTAGCCGCAGCCAAAAGCGACCTGGAAAATGAACAAAGCATCGTCAAGGCTTATGAAACGCAATTAGCAAACGGAATGGAGGCTTCTGAATCCTTCTTCCCTGGCGTCTACCCGTATAAGGAGCAGTACGTGCTGCTCGTGGAAAAAATCGTGAAGGGAAGCGGCGCGACGTTGACGAATCTTGAGTTTTCTGATCCCGAAGTTAGTGGGGTCGTGATGCCGGCGGACAACCGTTATCTGCTTCCGGCTTATTCCTTGCAGCAAGAAGCGGATACCATTAACCAGGCTTATAGTGACCAGCCGGCAAAAGAGATACCTTCTGCTACGGGTACTTCCCAGAGTACCGCCACCACCGGTGAAGAAAAGACTTTACCTGCCGATGCGGTGCTGCGGTTACCTACAACAATTGAGTTTACAGGAAGCTACGCCCAGTACCGGACAGTCGTCAGCAGCCTGGAAAAACTAAACAGGACGATTGCGTTGGAGGCTGTCGAGGCCAAGGAAGAGGAAACAGGACTGAAATTCACACTGACCGTATCTTTCTATGCGGTGGAAAAAGTCGATAACGGCGAGGATTCATTCAACGCTTGGACGATAAAAGGCAGTTACGGGAAGTCGGATCCTTTTAATTAA
- a CDS encoding type II secretion system protein produces the protein MLRKKAKGFTLIEIIVALGIIGIIGVSLLTVFTMGIQVIALARDRSDAAYTAQSQVEADLNTVNAVPSTVTITMPDATTISASGTVMPAQSATVNGKEVSIDYFKPGK, from the coding sequence ATGCTTAGAAAAAAAGCAAAAGGGTTTACGCTGATTGAGATCATTGTCGCTCTGGGGATCATTGGCATCATTGGCGTATCCCTTCTGACAGTTTTTACAATGGGGATACAGGTCATTGCCCTGGCCAGAGACCGCAGCGACGCGGCATATACTGCCCAGTCCCAGGTGGAGGCTGACCTCAATACAGTGAATGCAGTGCCTTCCACGGTCACAATCACGATGCCTGATGCAACGACAATTTCGGCCAGCGGGACGGTGATGCCTGCCCAGAGTGCCACAGTGAACGGAAAAGAAGTCTCGATTGACTACTTCAAGCCCGGAAAATAA
- a CDS encoding sigma-70 family RNA polymerase sigma factor produces the protein MEETGQVNQTINEAAAYYYQHKDKESAEKVLGAGKGLIKYFARLYGGGCCEDDLFQAGSLGLLKALRNFDPDRETSFVTYASHCIMGEVRHLARKEASFYRPGCVVELQSKVDQEVLKYIKENGDVPGTEYIAEKLKIKEESVIEVMRAGFVSFDDIDASRIHSTAYETFQLPIEDKLTLYHALKKLTDIQQKVIQMIFIKDMTQQQVASQLGISQRQVSRVKERSVEILRENITKE, from the coding sequence ATGGAAGAAACCGGACAAGTGAATCAAACGATCAATGAAGCAGCAGCCTACTACTATCAGCATAAAGATAAAGAATCAGCAGAAAAGGTGCTTGGAGCCGGCAAGGGATTGATCAAATATTTTGCAAGGCTCTACGGCGGAGGCTGCTGCGAGGACGATCTTTTTCAGGCTGGTAGTCTGGGTTTGCTGAAAGCTTTGCGTAATTTTGACCCCGATAGGGAGACTAGCTTTGTGACTTATGCTTCTCACTGTATCATGGGGGAGGTTCGTCATCTGGCGCGCAAAGAAGCATCTTTCTACCGCCCGGGCTGCGTTGTTGAGCTTCAGTCCAAGGTGGATCAGGAAGTCCTGAAATATATAAAAGAAAACGGCGATGTACCTGGTACCGAATACATCGCCGAAAAGCTGAAAATTAAGGAAGAAAGCGTCATAGAAGTCATGCGGGCGGGATTTGTAAGTTTTGATGACATCGACGCTTCTAGGATTCATAGTACAGCCTACGAGACCTTTCAACTCCCGATTGAGGATAAGCTTACGCTTTACCATGCGCTAAAAAAGCTTACAGATATCCAGCAGAAAGTAATTCAAATGATTTTTATTAAAGATATGACGCAGCAGCAGGTTGCTTCGCAGCTAGGAATCTCCCAGCGGCAGGTTAGTAGGGTGAAGGAGCGGAGTGTGGAGATATTGCGGGAGAATATAACTAAGGAATAG